In the genome of Nymphaea colorata isolate Beijing-Zhang1983 chromosome 9, ASM883128v2, whole genome shotgun sequence, one region contains:
- the LOC116261562 gene encoding UPF0613 protein PB24D3.06c, whose protein sequence is MNPSASLSSSSSGSWLSGIVRSYTVKSSTPKMANTAKSASGDASFGSGQRKNQLGGVLFKYGPNPVQVAFKTGDFKQQVIFIGGLTDGFLATSYLEPLSVALEREKWSLVQPLLSSSYTGYGTSSLNQDFLEIDQLISYLINKEDSEGVILLGHSTGCQDIVYYMRRNTACSRAVRAAILQAPVSDREYRATLPETAAMIDLAAKMISEGREMELMPREANPEAPITAYRYHSLCAYMGDDDMFSSDLSDDQLRLRIGHMSNTACQVIFSMADEYVPDYVDKKALVERICRAMGGAEKVEIEWGNHSLSNRVEEAVQAILDFVKREVPKGWDDPWS, encoded by the exons ATGAATCCATCCgcttccctctcttcttcctcgtcggGTTCTTGGTTATCTGGGATCGTCCGCAGTTACACCGTCAAATCGAGCACGCCCAAGATGGCGAATACAGCAAAATCAGCGTCTGGTGATGCCTCCTTCGGTTCCGGCCAACGGAAAAACCAGCTAGGTGGAGTTCTCTTCAAGTATGGCCCCAACCCCGTCCAG GTTGCATTCAAAACTGGAGATTTCAAGcaacaagttatttttattgGTGGACTTACAGATGGTTTTTTGGCTACAAG TTATTTGGAACCTCTATCAGTTGCGCTGGAAAGGGAAAAGTGGTCACTTGTTCAGCCCTTATTGTCATCCTCATATACAGGCTATGGCACCTCTAGCTTGAATCAG GATTTTTTGGAGATTGATCAATTGATTAGCTACTTGATAAACAAGGAAGACTCAGAAGGTGTCATACTGCTTGGCCATAGTACTGGATGCCAG GACATTGTTTATTATATGCGTAGAAACACCGCTTGTTCCAGGGCTGTGCGTGCAGCCATCTTGCAG GCACCAGTTAGTGATCGAGAATATCGAGCAACTCTGCCTGAAACTGCTGCAATGATTGATCTGGCTGCAAAAATGATCAGCGAAGGTCGAGAGATGGAATTAATGCCCAGGGAAGCAAATCCTGAAGCTCCCATAACTGCTTATAG ATATCACTCGCTCTGTGCTTATATGGGAGATGATGACATGTTCAGTTCAGACCTTAGTGATGATCAATTAAGATTAAGGATTGGCCATATGTCTAATACAGCTTGTCAG GTCATCTTCTCCATGGCTGACGAATATGTACCTGATTATGTTGATAAGAAAGCCCTAGTTGAGAg GATATGTAGAGCCATGGGAGGAGCTGAGAAAGTTGAGATAGAGTGGGGGAATCATTCCCTTTCTAACCGAGTCGAAGAAGCAGTGCAAGCAATTTTAGATTTTGTTAAGAGAGAGGTGCCAAAAGGCTGGGATGACCCCTGGAGCTAG